The Candidatus Eisenbacteria bacterium DNA segment GTCCATTCCCGATGCCGGTTTCCCCATCAACCGGCACATCGCAAGGATTTGGCCTTGATGAGAATATATATGTGTAAGGGGGCGTATAACAACATGCGCCGGCGTCAACATCCTTTCATTATTTCCCCATGTCATCATCTCGCGGGCGGTGTTGAGTTCCTCCGTAGAGGCCGCGCGCAGGTACTTCTGCGTCGCGGAGAAAACTTTCTTGCGGTACAACTCCAGCTTCTCGATTGTGGGGTAGTCTGAGTCATTCTCATCGACTTCGAGACGCCCCTGTAGCACACCGATCCAATACTCCTCTGCGCCGATAATGTGATGGATTTGCGCCCGGACCGAGGGATAGCCAAAACCATCCATCTCGCCATCCCGTTCCGCTGCGCTCAGCTGGCGGCAGTGCGCCAATAGTTTCTCCAGGCTGTGATGGGCGCGTTCATGGAGATCGAGCAGGGCTGCAGGCGTGTACATGGATCCTCCAGCATTTTGGGAATGTCATATATTGACGATGGGAACCCTAAATAGAAGCCCCAGGCGTCGGCCCGGGGCTTCCAGCATCATGCTCGGTGGGCCGTTTTGCCGCCCCGCCGGATCAAACTCATTTTACTTCACCAACATCAGCTTCAGGCTCTTCTGCTCCATGCCGGCGCTCAACTTGGCCAAATACAGCCCACTCGAGACGGCCCGGCCGTTGGTGTCATTGCCATCCCAGGGGATTGTCCACTGGCCGGGATCGGTGACGCCATTCACCAGTGTGCGCACAAGGCGGCCGGAAATGTCAAAGAGCTGCAGCTGCACATCGACGCGGATCGGCAAGGTGAAACCGAGTTCCACCGCTCCACGGAACGGATTGGCGCCGCGTGATGTCAGCGCGAGGCGGAGGTTACCGGAAACCGGCCCGTCATATATGTACGGGCCATGCATCGACTCATATCCGACAGGGTCGAGAATCCCGATCTTATACGCTATGACCGCATCCGGATCGACGTCCCTGTCCAAGTACGTATTCGTTTTGCTTCCGATTATCGATTTGGAGACTTCGGCAAAACCGCCGCCTTCCTGTTCCCGGTATATGCGGTATCCGTTCAACGGTCGGTCATCACACGGCGCCCAGCTCATTAGAATACCGCCATCCACCGGTTCCGCGGTAAACCGGGCGATGCGAACCGGATCATAGCGCGGCGGCTCGGTTGTAAAACGTATCGCCAATCCGTCGGAAAGGGGTGCGGCGCCGGGGGCGTATTCGTTCAAGTGTGAGTACTCGATGCCGATATCTTCGGTCTCGTTCTCAATCCCGACGGTCGAATACATCCGCTCATGATCATTGTTGACGATATTTTTATACTGGAACTCAATCACTCCGTCCCCCGTGGTTTGATTGGGATAATACGCGGGATCGTAGAGAATGAGCTGGAATGTCTGGAGATCCCAATCCGGCTCATTGGGACTATTAAAAACCGACCGCTCGTTGGCGAGCCGGCTCCACTCAACGACGAAGCGGTGATGGGCGTCATCACTATACGTATAGATACCATCGCCCACAAGAACATCGTCGACTTTAAACCCGGGATCGAGATTATCCCAGAAGGGAGCCATCTTCGCACCGCTTCCGTATGCGTCGGGCAGGCGCCAATTGTAATAGTCGTGGTAGGACAATGTGTCAAAAGAAGCCCAGCCATTGTCGCTGATCATCAGCCGGTCGTACGATTTCCCGTAAAATGTGAAGGGAAAGGGCACATCGACAAGGGTCGTTCGGTTGTCCCGCAATTCGATCCGTGTTCCGGATCCGCCATATAAAGTGGAGCAGGTAATCCAATCATAGAGCGGCGCGGTGTCGGGATAGTCGGTATCGGAGTTGTCGTAGGCGTAATACCCATACGCATCGGCGGCTAGAGGCGCCCGATGGTCCACCTCGCCGACGACAAG contains these protein-coding regions:
- a CDS encoding DinB family protein, with protein sequence MYTPAALLDLHERAHHSLEKLLAHCRQLSAAERDGEMDGFGYPSVRAQIHHIIGAEEYWIGVLQGRLEVDENDSDYPTIEKLELYRKKVFSATQKYLRAASTEELNTAREMMTWGNNERMLTPAHVVIRPLTHIYSHQGQILAMCRLMGKPASGMDFPIS